One segment of Geminicoccaceae bacterium DNA contains the following:
- a CDS encoding hydantoinase B/oxoprolinase family protein, with translation MALDPVTLTVIQNGLVQVCNEMDLAFSRSAFSPIIAEANDRSDGIYHRDSGELVAQGELGLPVFVGTMQYSTMGVIDAVRKGEVAAPEDGDVYIVNDPYLGGTHLMDVRFVQPFYHGGRLFCWLANTGHWPDIGGAVAGGFSANATEVQQEGLRLPPVKLYKRGRMDTEILRIINANIRVPEQRIGDIRAQKAALNVGAKRLAAMLDRYGEDTIDEAIGELRARAEIQMRAKIEPLPDGIYHSEAIVDSDGVVNEPLTIRLRLEKRDQDLHFDFEGSSPPCRGPMNSVIATTRSSVFLAIKHIFPEVPINAGMFEPLKIRDPRGTFLYAEYPRPVSGCAAEVSQRIAEAVFAAMVQLIPERVTAAPAGTSGNLVMGGIDPEKERPFVMYFITGGGYGGNADHDGLSYGCSTIGISKSAPIEVTEQYFPVLFERYGLREGSGGDGRHRGGMGLSYAMKLRRGSAQVSFIMDHGRTGPQGALGGEDGAVNRIVIRHADGRVTDPPHLSKAQAIALSPGDVIEVQTPGGGGYGDPQERSAAARERDRQRGYS, from the coding sequence ATGGCACTCGACCCGGTCACGCTCACGGTTATCCAGAACGGTCTCGTGCAGGTCTGCAACGAGATGGATCTGGCGTTCTCGCGCTCGGCCTTCAGTCCGATCATTGCCGAGGCCAATGACCGCTCCGACGGGATCTATCATCGCGACAGCGGGGAACTGGTGGCCCAGGGAGAACTGGGTCTGCCGGTCTTCGTCGGCACCATGCAATATTCGACCATGGGAGTCATCGACGCCGTGCGCAAGGGCGAGGTCGCAGCGCCCGAAGACGGCGATGTCTACATCGTCAACGATCCCTATCTGGGTGGCACCCATCTCATGGATGTGCGCTTCGTCCAGCCCTTCTACCATGGCGGCCGACTGTTCTGCTGGCTGGCGAATACCGGCCACTGGCCGGATATCGGCGGCGCCGTGGCGGGCGGCTTTTCGGCCAATGCCACCGAGGTCCAGCAGGAGGGCCTGCGCCTGCCGCCGGTCAAGCTCTACAAGCGAGGGCGGATGGACACGGAGATCCTGCGCATCATCAATGCCAATATCCGCGTGCCGGAACAGCGCATCGGCGACATCCGCGCCCAGAAGGCCGCCCTCAACGTCGGTGCGAAACGCCTTGCTGCGATGCTCGATCGCTATGGTGAGGACACCATCGACGAGGCCATCGGCGAGCTGCGGGCCCGCGCCGAGATCCAGATGCGCGCCAAGATCGAGCCATTGCCCGATGGCATCTATCATTCCGAGGCCATCGTCGACAGTGACGGCGTGGTCAATGAACCGCTCACCATCCGCCTGCGCCTCGAAAAGCGCGATCAGGACCTGCATTTCGATTTCGAGGGTTCGAGCCCGCCCTGCCGCGGGCCGATGAACAGCGTCATCGCCACGACCCGTTCCTCGGTATTCCTCGCCATCAAGCACATCTTCCCCGAGGTTCCGATCAATGCGGGGATGTTCGAGCCGCTGAAGATCAGGGACCCGCGGGGAACGTTCCTCTATGCGGAATATCCCCGTCCGGTATCGGGTTGTGCCGCCGAGGTCAGCCAGCGCATTGCCGAGGCCGTGTTCGCGGCCATGGTGCAGTTGATTCCCGAACGGGTGACGGCGGCACCGGCGGGCACGTCCGGCAATCTCGTCATGGGGGGGATCGATCCCGAGAAGGAACGTCCCTTCGTCATGTATTTCATCACCGGCGGCGGGTATGGCGGCAATGCCGATCATGACGGGCTGTCCTACGGGTGCTCGACCATCGGCATCTCGAAGAGCGCACCCATCGAGGTGACCGAACAGTATTTTCCCGTCCTGTTCGAACGCTATGGCCTGCGCGAGGGTTCGGGCGGCGATGGCCGTCATCGCGGCGGCATGGGACTGAGCTACGCGATGAAGCTGCGCCGCGGTTCAGCGCAGGTGTCCTTCATCATGGATCACGGGCGAACCGGGCCGCAAGGGGCACTGGGCGGAGAGGATGGCGCCGTCAACCGCATCGTCATCCGTCATGCCGATGGCCGGGTGACGGACCCGCCCCACCTGTCGAAGGCTCAGGCCATCGCCCTGTCGCCCGGTGACGTGATCGAGGTCCAGACCCCTGGTGGCGGCGGTTATGGCGACCCGCAAGAGCGGTCCGCCGCAGCCCGCGAACGCGATCGCCAGCGGGGCTATTCCTGA
- the hfaB gene encoding holdfast anchoring protein HfaB, translating to MLSKISLKRASAALCCLAATACTNPYATGGNYASPIGGAPVLENPSLYTPALTCLSLEMAMKGRGPATVTVGKILDYTGKDDLETGKRLTQGAALMAMSALGKAKIPQVERFDTSVTELELKWADNKLIGDPASDKGYRPILAGQIEGSDYHIIGGITEMNYNIRSNNVELLFDAFSGSGRTYVMNIGVDLRLVNSRTLKVVDTVSYQKQVIGREIRAGVFEFFGNKVFDLGLGERSLEPIQLAVRSVIERGVFELMRDLHKLPRNTCGDVLGHSDAQMEDASAIRTGS from the coding sequence ATGCTGAGCAAGATTTCCCTGAAGAGGGCGTCGGCGGCCCTGTGCTGTCTGGCCGCCACCGCCTGCACCAATCCCTACGCCACCGGCGGCAACTACGCCTCGCCGATCGGCGGCGCCCCGGTCCTGGAGAACCCCTCGCTCTACACCCCCGCGCTCACCTGCCTGTCCCTGGAGATGGCGATGAAGGGCCGCGGCCCGGCCACCGTCACCGTCGGCAAGATCCTCGACTATACCGGCAAGGACGACCTCGAGACCGGCAAGCGGCTGACCCAGGGTGCCGCCCTGATGGCGATGTCCGCGCTGGGCAAGGCGAAGATCCCGCAGGTCGAACGCTTCGACACCTCGGTCACCGAGCTCGAACTCAAATGGGCCGACAACAAGCTCATCGGCGACCCCGCCTCGGACAAGGGCTACCGGCCGATCCTCGCCGGCCAGATCGAGGGGTCCGACTACCACATCATCGGCGGCATCACCGAGATGAACTACAACATCCGCTCGAACAATGTCGAACTGCTGTTCGACGCCTTCTCCGGCAGCGGCCGCACCTACGTCATGAACATCGGCGTCGACCTGCGCCTGGTGAACAGCCGCACGCTCAAGGTGGTCGACACGGTGTCCTACCAGAAGCAGGTCATCGGCCGCGAGATCCGCGCCGGCGTGTTCGAGTTCTTCGGCAACAAGGTGTTCGACCTCGGCCTCGGCGAACGCTCGCTCGAACCCATCCAGCTGGCCGTCCGTTCGGTCATCGAGCGCGGCGTGTTCGAGCTGATGCGCGACCTGCACAAGCTGCCGCGCAACACCTGCGGCGACGTGCTCGGCCATTCCGACGCCCAGATGGAGGATGCCTCCGCCATCAGGACCGGGTCCTGA
- a CDS encoding aldo/keto reductase: MSSCVLFGGAALKDVDQSVADRVLDLLLEHGVNHIDTAASYGDSELRIGPWMDRHRDDFFLATKTGDRSYKGARDSIGRSLERLRTDHVDLIQLHALIHPDEWDEAMGEGGALEACVEAREQGLVRYIGVTGHGWNVAAMHRRSLLRFDFDSILLPYNWFTAHHGTYARDFEDVVALAERRDVAVQTIKSIARGPWSAIMERRRATWYEPLEEEEDIGVAVKWVLGRPGVFLNSVGDVDLLPAVLRAASGSDEPEAMPDNAVMAEMSQRMGLSSIFGL; this comes from the coding sequence ATGAGTTCATGCGTGCTGTTTGGCGGTGCTGCGCTCAAGGATGTCGACCAGTCGGTTGCGGACAGGGTTCTGGACCTGTTGCTCGAACATGGTGTCAACCACATCGATACGGCCGCAAGCTATGGCGACAGCGAGCTTCGTATCGGCCCGTGGATGGACCGCCATCGCGATGATTTCTTCCTCGCGACCAAGACCGGCGACCGCAGCTACAAGGGTGCGCGGGATAGCATCGGGCGTTCGCTCGAACGCCTGCGCACGGACCATGTCGATCTCATTCAGCTTCATGCCCTGATCCATCCCGACGAGTGGGACGAGGCGATGGGCGAAGGAGGTGCGCTGGAAGCCTGTGTCGAGGCGCGGGAACAGGGGCTGGTGCGATATATCGGCGTCACCGGGCATGGCTGGAATGTTGCCGCGATGCACCGGCGTTCGCTGTTGCGCTTCGATTTCGATTCCATTCTCCTGCCCTATAACTGGTTCACGGCCCACCACGGCACTTACGCGAGGGATTTCGAGGATGTGGTGGCGCTGGCCGAACGCCGTGACGTGGCCGTGCAGACGATCAAGTCGATTGCCCGCGGTCCATGGTCGGCCATCATGGAGCGTCGGCGGGCGACCTGGTACGAACCGCTGGAAGAGGAGGAAGACATCGGTGTCGCTGTGAAATGGGTTCTCGGGCGTCCGGGAGTGTTCCTGAATTCCGTGGGTGATGTCGACCTGCTGCCGGCTGTCCTGCGCGCGGCATCGGGAAGCGATGAACCGGAAGCCATGCCCGACAATGCGGTCATGGCGGAAATGAGCCAGCGCATGGGACTTTCCAGCATATTCGGCCTCTGA
- a CDS encoding cold-shock protein — MQTGTVKWFNTTKGYGFIQPSNGGPDAFVHISAVERAGMDGLREGEKIEYELVRGRNGKSSAENLKRVG, encoded by the coding sequence TTGCAGACTGGTACTGTTAAGTGGTTCAACACCACGAAGGGTTACGGCTTCATCCAGCCCAGCAATGGCGGCCCTGACGCCTTTGTCCACATTTCCGCTGTCGAGCGGGCCGGCATGGACGGCCTGCGCGAGGGTGAAAAAATCGAGTACGAGCTGGTCCGTGGCAGAAACGGCAAGAGCTCGGCCGAGAACCTGAAGCGCGTCGGCTAA
- the ychF gene encoding redox-regulated ATPase YchF, whose translation MGFNCGIVGLPNVGKSTLFNALTETAAAAAANYPFCTIEPNIGRVPVPDPRLDRLAQLAKSVKTIATQLEIKDIAGLVRGASKGEGLGNQFLGAIREVDAILHVLRCFEDDDITHVEGSIDPLRDAELIETELLLADIDSLERQRDSLVKRVRGQDKDARSRLALLEQILPLMQEGRSARSLKLDDDQRTALRSFNLLTSKPVLFVLNVDEGSAAAGNATSAGAAAMAEGIGAGSVVVSAAIEAELTTLPAADRSEYLASLGLDEPGLHRVIREGYALLNLLTFFTVGPKEARAWTVHRGASAPEAAGVIHTDFQRGFICAETIAFDDYVRLGGEQGAREAGRMRLEGRDYVAQDGDVFHFRFNV comes from the coding sequence ATGGGTTTCAACTGCGGCATCGTCGGTCTGCCCAATGTCGGCAAATCGACACTTTTCAATGCCCTGACGGAAACGGCCGCGGCTGCAGCCGCGAACTATCCATTTTGTACCATCGAACCCAACATCGGCAGGGTTCCCGTACCCGATCCCCGCCTCGACCGGCTGGCGCAACTGGCGAAGTCGGTCAAAACCATCGCAACCCAGCTGGAAATCAAGGATATCGCCGGGCTCGTCCGGGGAGCCTCCAAGGGCGAGGGGTTGGGCAACCAGTTCCTCGGAGCCATTCGCGAGGTCGACGCGATCCTGCATGTCCTGCGCTGTTTCGAGGATGACGACATCACTCATGTCGAAGGCTCGATCGACCCTCTGCGCGATGCCGAACTGATTGAAACGGAGCTGCTGCTCGCCGACATCGACAGCCTGGAGCGACAAAGGGACTCGCTGGTCAAGCGGGTACGCGGACAGGACAAGGATGCCAGATCCCGCCTGGCCCTGCTCGAACAGATCCTGCCCTTGATGCAGGAAGGGCGTTCGGCCCGGTCGCTCAAGCTTGACGACGACCAGCGCACAGCGCTCCGCTCCTTCAATCTCCTCACTTCCAAGCCCGTTCTGTTCGTTCTCAACGTCGACGAGGGCTCGGCTGCCGCCGGCAATGCCACAAGCGCCGGAGCCGCGGCCATGGCCGAAGGCATCGGGGCCGGCAGCGTTGTCGTCTCGGCTGCAATCGAGGCCGAACTCACCACCCTGCCCGCGGCCGACCGGAGCGAGTACCTGGCAAGCCTCGGGCTCGATGAGCCGGGCCTGCACCGGGTCATCCGGGAAGGATACGCACTGCTGAACCTGCTGACCTTCTTCACCGTCGGTCCCAAGGAAGCGCGGGCCTGGACGGTGCATCGAGGCGCCAGCGCACCGGAGGCGGCGGGCGTCATCCATACCGATTTCCAACGTGGCTTCATCTGCGCGGAGACCATAGCATTCGACGACTATGTACGTCTTGGCGGCGAACAGGGAGCCAGGGAAGCGGGAAGAATGAGACTGGAAGGCAGGGACTATGTCGCGCAGGATGGCGACGTCTTTCACTTCCGCTTCAACGTCTGA